One part of the Pseudomonadota bacterium genome encodes these proteins:
- a CDS encoding FAD-dependent oxidoreductase, producing the protein MITGVGAAVEGGDGAGAEGLRVTVPPPPPSFWLETCGVVDAPTPPLRGRHRVDVVVVGAGFAGLSTALALRRSEPSLRVLVLDGCAIGHGASGRNAGFAMTLFGLTVQTTVLRFGKQRAREAHAFMKRAVSNVERLVRDDGVQCDFEMSGLLTVATSKAYEKRLQSEIATARSAGIDDVEWLDAAATRARVESPAYRGARWEAHSALVNPARLAHALGRLAREAGAEIHEGVPVRAVRVSRPFTAPVLVETEEAQIEAARVVLATNAWSSLFPSLASKQFPVFTYIVVTEPLDDARLAPIRWHGREGIEDARALIHYYRLTPDNRLLMGGGDAFYYLGGGFGRDQNEAAAAALRAHVARVFPSLRGVRFTHHWGGPVSVPLDFAPAMGWLGSDRRIVYSLGCVGHGVALMTMAGNVLSDLVLERDTELTRQFFVNRFVPPTPPDPFRWVLAQGIRGAMKLADRFDDARPR; encoded by the coding sequence ATGATCACGGGTGTCGGGGCGGCCGTGGAGGGAGGCGATGGCGCGGGTGCAGAAGGGCTCCGGGTGACTGTTCCACCCCCTCCTCCGAGCTTCTGGCTCGAGACCTGTGGCGTCGTCGATGCCCCTACCCCGCCGTTGCGTGGGCGTCATCGGGTCGATGTGGTCGTGGTCGGCGCCGGATTTGCCGGCCTGTCTACGGCGCTTGCCCTGCGTCGCAGCGAGCCGAGCCTTCGGGTTCTGGTGCTCGACGGGTGTGCCATCGGTCACGGTGCCAGTGGTCGAAACGCGGGCTTTGCCATGACCTTGTTCGGCCTCACGGTGCAGACCACGGTGCTGCGGTTCGGCAAGCAGCGGGCGAGAGAGGCGCACGCGTTCATGAAGCGTGCGGTCTCAAATGTGGAGCGTCTTGTTCGCGACGACGGCGTACAGTGCGATTTCGAGATGAGCGGTCTGCTCACGGTCGCGACCTCGAAAGCCTACGAGAAGCGCCTGCAGAGCGAGATCGCGACGGCACGGAGCGCGGGCATCGACGATGTGGAGTGGCTCGACGCGGCGGCAACGCGAGCGCGCGTCGAGTCTCCCGCATATCGGGGGGCGCGATGGGAGGCGCATAGCGCATTGGTGAATCCGGCCCGTCTCGCGCATGCGCTCGGAAGGCTGGCTCGCGAAGCGGGGGCAGAGATTCATGAGGGCGTCCCGGTTCGCGCTGTGCGCGTGTCGCGACCCTTCACCGCACCGGTGCTCGTCGAGACCGAGGAAGCGCAGATCGAGGCCGCACGTGTGGTTCTGGCAACCAATGCATGGTCATCGCTGTTCCCGTCGCTCGCGTCGAAGCAGTTCCCGGTCTTCACCTACATCGTGGTCACCGAGCCTCTCGACGACGCTCGTCTTGCGCCCATCAGATGGCACGGTCGCGAGGGCATCGAAGACGCACGCGCCCTCATCCACTACTATCGCCTCACCCCAGACAACCGACTCCTCATGGGCGGCGGAGACGCGTTCTACTACCTCGGGGGTGGGTTCGGGCGCGACCAGAACGAGGCGGCGGCCGCCGCGCTTCGGGCGCACGTGGCGCGCGTCTTTCCATCGCTGCGGGGCGTGCGATTCACCCATCACTGGGGCGGACCGGTGTCGGTTCCGCTCGATTTCGCCCCGGCCATGGGCTGGCTCGGCAGCGATCGGCGCATCGTCTACAGCCTGGGCTGCGTGGGGCACGGCGTGGCGCTCATGACCATGGCGGGAAACGTGCTCAGCGACCTCGTTCTCGAGCGTGACACCGAGCTGACGCGGCAGTTCTTCGTCAATCGCTTCGTGCCCCCAACGCCTCCCGATCCGTTTCGCTGGGTGCTGGCCCAGGGCATTCGCGGGGCGATGAAGCTCGCAGATCGCTTCGACGACGCCCGTCCCCGCTGA
- a CDS encoding cytidine deaminase — protein sequence MPGSKIRWRSPPRSMPSMGRAISCRWKGELDESCAARSHLPPRPNLSCVVRWGSSFNAWRQSSMQIKRTPSSTSVSSARSAGSPREADGHEGNVPVDDAVRISGGASCGVSSPTASAARCSCGPVCVCSAGPGAQGGSHARSATAACALAGGTAGVAVSLMSAAAPQPADLTARLKALLPEHPFVISAEKVAELQRRLGIDRAALLQALVPVAREYARPPISNYQVGAAGLGKSGNIYLGVNLEFGGNALNQTVHGEQFTVANALRNGEERLEMLAVSAAPCGHCRQWLNEVNGGSDLMILTPSSPPTPLRELLPASFGPGDLGVTGGLLTHQMNSLQGRPPASGDDEALDAAALEAARASYAPYSHSPSGVAVRLSDATVLSGRYAENAAFNPSLSPLQAALVELVAQGRRYDDIAHVVLVEKAGAPASQQAATRALLDAVQPQARFDVRLADQA from the coding sequence ATGCCTGGCTCGAAGATCCGATGGCGCTCACCCCCCAGGTCTATGCCGTCGATGGGGAGGGCGATCTCATGCCGGTGGAAGGGGGAGCTCGATGAGAGTTGTGCGGCCCGTTCACACCTCCCCCCTCGACCGAACCTGTCATGTGTGGTACGCTGGGGCTCCAGTTTCAATGCCTGGAGGCAGTCGTCCATGCAGATCAAGCGCACCCCTTCATCGACATCGGTCTCGAGCGCGCGTTCAGCCGGCTCACCCCGCGAAGCAGATGGTCACGAGGGCAACGTGCCTGTCGATGATGCGGTGCGCATCTCGGGCGGTGCATCGTGCGGCGTCTCTTCACCCACCGCGTCTGCTGCGCGGTGCTCCTGCGGACCCGTCTGCGTGTGCAGCGCTGGTCCGGGTGCCCAGGGAGGCAGCCATGCCCGGTCAGCCACCGCGGCGTGCGCGCTTGCCGGCGGCACGGCCGGTGTGGCGGTGTCGCTCATGAGCGCTGCCGCACCGCAGCCCGCTGATCTCACGGCGCGTCTCAAAGCCCTTCTCCCGGAGCACCCGTTCGTGATCTCGGCCGAGAAGGTGGCCGAGCTGCAGCGCCGTCTCGGCATCGATCGCGCCGCGCTGCTGCAGGCCCTGGTTCCCGTCGCGCGGGAGTATGCGCGACCGCCCATCTCGAACTACCAGGTGGGGGCGGCGGGCCTCGGAAAGAGCGGCAACATCTACCTGGGTGTCAATCTCGAGTTCGGAGGGAACGCCCTCAACCAGACGGTTCACGGCGAGCAGTTCACGGTGGCGAATGCGCTTCGAAACGGGGAGGAGCGCCTCGAGATGCTGGCCGTCTCAGCGGCTCCATGCGGGCACTGCCGTCAGTGGCTCAACGAGGTGAACGGGGGGAGCGATCTGATGATACTCACCCCCAGCAGCCCGCCCACGCCGCTTCGTGAGCTGCTTCCCGCGTCGTTCGGGCCGGGCGACCTGGGCGTGACGGGGGGGCTTCTCACCCACCAGATGAATTCGCTCCAAGGGCGCCCCCCCGCGTCTGGCGATGACGAAGCCCTCGATGCCGCGGCTCTCGAGGCGGCGCGCGCGTCGTACGCGCCCTACAGTCACAGCCCGTCTGGTGTGGCGGTGCGCCTGTCTGACGCAACCGTGCTGAGCGGGCGCTACGCCGAGAACGCGGCCTTCAATCCGAGCCTGTCGCCGCTGCAGGCGGCCCTGGTGGAGCTGGTGGCGCAAGGACGTCGCTACGATGACATCGCGCACGTGGTGCTCGTCGAGAAGGCTGGCGCCCCTGCTTCGCAGCAGGCGGCGACACGGGCGCTGCTCGATGCCGTTCAGCCGCAGGCGCGCTTCGATGTGCGCCTGGCGGATCAAGCCTGA